In one Candidatus Latescibacterota bacterium genomic region, the following are encoded:
- a CDS encoding sigma 54-interacting transcriptional regulator — protein sequence MPDDPQGKGNFEYEKNRPGHKYKPTCSEEELGDMHLSTENYSVALEYYDKALQKIHAAAAIPVDLVRIYTKISDCYRKKGLLREAMTFLDSASSNCVEEDLIGRGIILCRRGIINYDSSRIKEALKEGSTAYRILRTSNEHREVAHTQLLIANCYARLSRNDEAEQYFLDALSSYRRINDPVGESYVLNNLGLFHKNACRWGRSLQFLNKALEICEEVGLTQHRARVTLNLGIVHLKKRDFASAESYFSNARKIAARLGDDLKYAKATIMLSVKEIHTGNLLGAEKHLLEARVLAERRNYKREIALVDEFIGDLMAKRGDLSGALENYTEALSEAKKISPVNDIVAEVLRRMMYVYLLQRKPQEVISIGKNALRACEKAGELHELGFVVRTMGQGYALLKQYEEADKYVNQSIRTFLSVNNPYEAHKSGIILGEQLMKCSGRKSIVMAKKLVSETLSFFERMEEFKDLARSHFLLARVEESLGNRDECLLHIFEAGRIAEELKDRNLLRRLKRMRKKLEEDTAGDGIHQGGSFTVPKELSNYFVNDPHLRSYLDYILSDMMRKLGAGHGFVALAEQGNKPLVLARSGISEEMTSSLSSWFMMRDGVDLTEKFLCTDVSGDRRVGEISDILPGGDSPVYFHPLCRGGEPFGLIFFQSEDQGGEVPHIGSIFDVVSAYSGFIGFLVRGILDGDRKMKKEIKGPDKFEMIITRSDRMLKVLSLAERVATSDTTVLLMGETGTGKGLIAKAIHRLSPRNKQKFIHVNCAALPENLLESELFGHVKGSFTGAVSDKKGLLAEADGGTIFLDEIDKSSLPIQGKLLQFLDSKMVRPVGGNEMKKVDIRLIFASKADLLSRCKEGRMLEDFFYRINDFPLTVPPLRDRVEDISLLAEHYLKMFCSETDNKIMGFSDEAVTFLESCDWPGNVRELEKIVKRAVILTDDGGVISRSNLVFDLTATEDEKSDDSAKLGDIVRSVEIKVVSEVLKRNEWNRKAAAAELGISYPTLLKKIREFDLSVE from the coding sequence ATGCCAGACGACCCGCAAGGAAAAGGTAATTTCGAATACGAAAAGAACCGTCCTGGTCACAAATATAAACCGACATGTTCCGAGGAAGAGCTTGGGGATATGCACTTGTCCACGGAGAACTACTCCGTGGCGCTTGAGTATTATGACAAGGCTCTTCAGAAGATACATGCCGCAGCAGCCATTCCGGTGGACCTGGTCCGTATCTACACGAAGATAAGTGACTGCTATCGCAAAAAAGGCCTTCTGCGCGAAGCTATGACTTTCCTTGATAGCGCTTCGTCTAACTGCGTAGAGGAAGACCTTATCGGCAGAGGCATTATTCTATGCCGCCGTGGAATAATCAACTATGACAGCAGCAGGATCAAAGAGGCCCTCAAGGAGGGTAGCACCGCGTACAGGATCCTCAGGACAAGTAACGAACACAGGGAAGTGGCTCATACGCAGCTTCTCATCGCAAACTGTTACGCGAGGCTCAGTCGGAACGATGAGGCCGAGCAGTATTTTCTCGATGCTCTTTCCTCCTACAGGAGGATAAACGATCCGGTCGGCGAATCGTACGTTCTTAATAACCTCGGACTGTTCCACAAGAACGCTTGTCGTTGGGGCCGCTCGCTGCAATTTCTCAACAAGGCTCTCGAGATATGCGAGGAAGTCGGGTTGACGCAACACAGAGCAAGGGTGACTCTCAACCTTGGGATTGTCCACCTCAAGAAGCGTGATTTCGCGAGTGCTGAAAGTTATTTCAGCAACGCGCGCAAGATAGCAGCTCGTCTCGGAGACGACCTGAAATACGCAAAGGCGACGATCATGCTCAGTGTCAAGGAGATCCATACAGGAAACCTCCTAGGCGCGGAAAAACATCTCCTTGAGGCAAGGGTCCTTGCCGAACGACGGAATTACAAGAGAGAGATAGCTCTGGTAGACGAGTTCATCGGTGACCTCATGGCAAAGAGAGGTGACCTCAGCGGTGCGCTCGAGAATTATACCGAGGCTCTTTCGGAAGCGAAGAAGATATCTCCGGTGAACGATATCGTAGCAGAAGTCCTGCGCAGGATGATGTATGTGTATCTTCTCCAGAGGAAGCCCCAGGAAGTCATATCGATAGGAAAGAATGCGCTGAGAGCCTGCGAAAAGGCTGGAGAACTGCACGAGCTCGGATTTGTGGTCCGTACAATGGGACAGGGCTACGCGCTTCTTAAACAGTATGAGGAAGCGGATAAATATGTGAATCAGAGTATCCGCACATTCCTCTCCGTGAATAATCCATATGAAGCACATAAGTCGGGAATCATCCTTGGTGAACAGCTGATGAAGTGCTCCGGAAGAAAATCGATAGTAATGGCAAAGAAGCTTGTGAGCGAGACTCTCTCCTTTTTTGAAAGGATGGAGGAGTTCAAGGATCTTGCAAGAAGCCATTTCCTTCTCGCGAGAGTTGAGGAATCCCTGGGTAACAGGGACGAGTGTCTTCTCCATATATTCGAGGCTGGCAGGATCGCCGAAGAGCTCAAGGACAGGAATCTGCTGCGTCGCCTCAAGAGGATGCGCAAGAAGTTAGAGGAGGACACGGCTGGCGATGGTATCCATCAGGGTGGATCCTTCACCGTTCCGAAGGAACTTTCTAACTATTTCGTCAACGATCCGCACCTCAGGTCTTATCTCGATTATATTCTGAGTGATATGATGAGGAAACTCGGGGCCGGGCATGGATTCGTAGCTCTTGCTGAGCAGGGGAACAAGCCACTGGTCCTTGCCAGAAGCGGTATATCGGAAGAGATGACAAGTAGTCTTTCTTCCTGGTTCATGATGAGAGATGGTGTCGATCTTACCGAGAAGTTCCTGTGCACGGATGTTTCCGGCGACAGGAGAGTCGGAGAGATCAGCGATATTCTTCCAGGAGGCGATTCTCCAGTCTATTTTCATCCTCTTTGCAGGGGAGGGGAACCTTTCGGGCTCATTTTCTTCCAGTCGGAGGACCAGGGTGGAGAGGTGCCGCACATCGGGTCGATATTTGATGTCGTATCGGCCTATTCGGGTTTTATCGGATTCCTGGTCAGGGGTATCCTCGATGGGGACAGGAAGATGAAGAAAGAAATCAAGGGGCCAGACAAGTTCGAAATGATTATCACCAGAAGCGACAGGATGCTAAAGGTCCTGAGTCTTGCCGAAAGAGTGGCAACTTCCGATACGACCGTGTTGTTGATGGGAGAGACTGGGACAGGCAAGGGGCTTATTGCCAAGGCTATTCACCGGCTCAGCCCCAGAAATAAACAGAAATTTATCCATGTGAATTGCGCTGCGCTGCCTGAAAATCTTCTCGAGAGCGAGTTGTTCGGGCATGTCAAGGGCTCCTTCACAGGCGCTGTTTCCGACAAGAAAGGCCTCCTGGCCGAAGCGGACGGTGGGACGATCTTCCTGGATGAAATAGACAAGAGCTCTCTTCCGATCCAGGGAAAACTTCTCCAGTTCCTCGATTCGAAGATGGTAAGACCTGTCGGTGGCAACGAGATGAAAAAAGTCGATATAAGGCTTATTTTCGCGTCCAAGGCAGATCTTCTCTCGAGGTGTAAAGAGGGAAGGATGCTTGAGGATTTCTTCTACAGGATAAACGATTTTCCCCTGACGGTGCCTCCTCTCAGAGACCGGGTGGAGGATATCAGTCTACTTGCTGAGCACTACCTGAAGATGTTCTGCTCCGAAACGGATAACAAGATCATGGGATTCAGTGATGAAGCTGTGACTTTCCTGGAGAGTTGTGACTGGCCTGGAAATGTTCGTGAACTCGAGAAGATAGTTAAGCGCGCAGTAATCCTTACGGATGACGGGGGAGTGATCAGTCGTTCTAACCTGGTCTTCGATCTTACTGCTACTGAGGATGAAAAGTCAGATGATTCAGCGAAGCTTGGTGATATCGTCAGAAGTGTGGAGATCAAGGTGGTTTCTGAAGTGCTCAAGAGGAATGAATGGAATCGCAAGGCCGCTGCTGCCGAACTGGGGATCAGCTACCCCACTCTTCTCAAGAAGATCCGCGAGTTTGATCTATCCGTAGAATAA
- a CDS encoding immune inhibitor A, whose translation MNIFVSLLALLLILSGSEVHAGRVPSPSGTAISFPGTESRLYQERALASLVAGVPAIVDTLKVLFIRVSFPDLQFSPFHDDSYFDNELRHLVEYYDGASLGNFTLICDLASETIVLPFESAYYGDNEAWDALIPEMMISIVDSLDYAYDFTGWDSYAVIHAGAGRETDFLGDSGSQLWSGFIDPGDMAELLADTLGTPGIPTDDGTPTDTFYIDNIMVLPEEASQDGYIFGAIGIYAYQIGKRLGMVRLFDPSPSGGPDSQGIGSFGLMGYGLYNALGFVPSFPCAFQRYLMGWVEPVRIPESKTVNLKNINGAAQGDTVLLRIDAGPSEYFLIANRLHDHDLDGRFDFIDINMNGIPENEDTLAGAEFDFYVTGTTDPNEMIDEVKYTDTGSGIKIWHIDEKIIADRLAVGEGINSRALQKGVDLEEADGVQDMDRRGGSYAFGSYLDSYRAGVNDRFGENTLPSSDLNSGIPSGIDIFNISETGPVMRLSISVDDVEERVTAVIPGDMNGMAPVAVYPGGDSEPRLLIATNESDTGRIHIITDPTSLDWELSVEQIVEIEGVRWTTVPVSTDVDGDLGTGDLSQEILITSEGCIHVFRGDGAPYPIDTDSTPGALEVMGNIVTAGASVEIDGTPGSEVAFLVSDGDSIYLYIVGLEVDQGDPRYAGPGVYFRCIVEGRPVSHPAVGVMKPDAPGLFFAAAVDGFVRLVFVDISGSEAILLSEEAGRVESLLYDDDLSGGVMADSIMMLVPASGDIDGDDNDEMVIGIPGTGLIYFDPVDEQPFAAPVITGRGIIHAAQIGIRPSPPALSDLDDDGILDTIVRDRERLWMLKGFGVTAVSWPQTIDPALSGLEEGGPLPQPLAADIDGDGLPEAVFGIAGDIHIVSSNGQVSGDSPVRGERGDGQAHAMVRDGQGSLYLFSNGSSYEIIGTLQTGLVIERPSSRISRTELGESGVDAGEWLDFRNGGSGRQSTPEVSVSSPGRVDSESLYCYPNPAVRSGFTLRLNISGVAEVKARLLGLEGEEVAVMTGVHPWGAEMMPFEMKFSGMDLASGIYIIQVFVTGEGWDWRGAMKVGIVR comes from the coding sequence TTGAATATTTTCGTATCTTTACTTGCGCTTCTTCTGATCCTGTCTGGCTCTGAAGTCCATGCCGGAAGGGTGCCCTCGCCCTCAGGAACTGCGATTTCTTTTCCCGGGACAGAAAGCCGTCTATACCAGGAAAGAGCTCTTGCCTCTCTCGTGGCCGGAGTACCTGCAATAGTCGATACCCTGAAGGTCTTGTTCATCAGAGTCTCCTTTCCCGATCTCCAATTCTCTCCATTTCATGACGACAGCTATTTTGATAATGAGCTTAGGCATCTGGTCGAGTATTATGACGGGGCTTCCCTTGGCAACTTCACGCTTATATGTGACCTTGCTTCCGAGACAATAGTACTACCGTTTGAATCGGCATATTATGGTGATAATGAAGCCTGGGATGCACTTATTCCGGAGATGATGATCTCTATCGTAGATTCTCTTGACTATGCTTATGATTTTACCGGCTGGGACAGCTACGCGGTCATACACGCAGGCGCAGGGAGGGAGACCGATTTTCTTGGAGATTCAGGGAGCCAGTTGTGGTCGGGATTTATCGATCCCGGTGACATGGCTGAATTGCTTGCCGATACACTCGGCACTCCAGGTATACCCACAGACGATGGTACTCCGACCGACACATTCTACATCGATAACATAATGGTGCTTCCTGAGGAAGCTTCGCAGGACGGGTATATATTTGGAGCCATTGGGATCTATGCTTATCAGATAGGTAAGAGACTGGGTATGGTGAGGCTTTTTGACCCGTCTCCGTCCGGCGGCCCCGATTCTCAGGGAATAGGGTCTTTCGGCCTGATGGGGTATGGACTTTACAACGCGTTGGGATTCGTGCCTTCGTTTCCCTGTGCTTTCCAGAGGTATCTGATGGGTTGGGTCGAACCGGTGAGGATCCCTGAATCAAAGACTGTCAATCTGAAAAACATCAACGGTGCGGCACAGGGAGATACTGTGCTTCTAAGGATCGATGCAGGTCCTTCAGAGTACTTTCTGATAGCCAACAGGCTTCACGATCATGATCTCGATGGAAGGTTCGATTTCATCGATATCAACATGAACGGTATTCCGGAAAACGAGGATACTCTGGCTGGTGCCGAGTTCGATTTTTATGTGACCGGGACTACAGACCCGAATGAGATGATAGATGAAGTAAAGTATACCGATACGGGTAGTGGTATAAAGATCTGGCATATAGATGAGAAGATAATAGCTGACAGGCTTGCGGTGGGAGAAGGCATAAACAGCCGGGCCCTTCAGAAGGGGGTGGATCTCGAGGAAGCGGATGGTGTCCAGGACATGGACAGGAGAGGCGGATCATACGCGTTCGGGAGCTACCTCGATTCCTACAGGGCGGGAGTGAACGACAGGTTTGGGGAGAACACGCTCCCCTCCAGTGATCTGAACAGCGGGATCCCGTCAGGTATCGATATCTTCAATATTTCAGAGACAGGCCCTGTAATGAGACTTTCGATATCGGTGGATGATGTGGAAGAAAGAGTCACAGCAGTCATTCCGGGAGATATGAACGGGATGGCGCCGGTTGCCGTGTATCCGGGAGGAGATTCCGAACCCCGGCTTCTCATTGCAACGAACGAATCCGATACAGGCAGGATACATATAATTACGGACCCGACCAGCTTGGACTGGGAGTTGTCGGTAGAGCAGATCGTGGAGATCGAAGGAGTCCGCTGGACCACCGTCCCGGTCAGTACCGATGTAGATGGTGACCTTGGCACGGGCGACCTTTCTCAGGAGATACTCATCACATCAGAAGGATGTATCCATGTATTCAGGGGCGATGGGGCCCCCTATCCGATTGATACGGACTCGACGCCCGGTGCGCTCGAAGTCATGGGAAATATTGTTACCGCGGGAGCGTCGGTCGAGATCGATGGGACTCCGGGTTCTGAAGTAGCTTTTCTCGTTTCCGATGGTGATTCGATCTACCTCTACATAGTAGGCCTGGAAGTCGATCAAGGTGATCCCCGATATGCAGGTCCTGGAGTATATTTTCGTTGTATTGTCGAAGGCAGACCTGTGTCGCACCCTGCTGTGGGGGTGATGAAGCCCGATGCGCCCGGGTTGTTTTTCGCAGCTGCTGTAGATGGCTTTGTCAGGCTTGTCTTTGTTGATATTTCGGGCTCAGAGGCCATTCTTTTGTCGGAAGAGGCAGGCCGCGTCGAGTCTCTTCTGTATGATGACGATCTTTCCGGAGGCGTAATGGCTGATTCGATAATGATGCTTGTCCCTGCCTCGGGTGATATTGACGGGGATGATAACGACGAGATGGTGATAGGGATCCCGGGAACGGGACTGATCTATTTCGATCCTGTGGACGAGCAGCCTTTCGCCGCACCCGTGATAACGGGAAGAGGTATCATTCACGCGGCACAGATCGGTATCAGGCCATCGCCACCGGCTCTCTCTGACCTCGATGACGATGGGATACTCGATACGATAGTCCGGGACCGCGAAAGGCTATGGATGCTGAAAGGATTCGGAGTCACGGCGGTCTCATGGCCCCAGACAATAGATCCGGCACTTTCCGGGCTGGAAGAGGGAGGCCCTCTTCCTCAACCCCTGGCCGCTGATATAGACGGAGATGGTCTTCCGGAAGCTGTCTTTGGGATTGCGGGAGACATTCACATAGTCAGCAGTAATGGCCAGGTGTCGGGAGATTCTCCCGTAAGGGGAGAGAGGGGAGATGGACAGGCCCATGCCATGGTCCGTGACGGGCAGGGCAGCTTGTATCTCTTCAGTAACGGTTCGTCTTACGAGATTATTGGAACCCTTCAGACAGGTCTCGTCATCGAAAGACCTTCATCCAGAATAAGCCGGACGGAATTGGGAGAGTCCGGGGTGGATGCAGGGGAATGGCTGGATTTTCGCAATGGTGGCAGTGGGAGGCAGTCCACCCCTGAAGTGTCCGTTTCGTCTCCCGGGAGAGTCGATAGCGAAAGTCTGTATTGCTACCCGAACCCCGCAGTCAGATCGGGATTCACTTTAAGACTTAATATTTCGGGTGTCGCGGAAGTGAAAGCCAGGCTTCTCGGTCTGGAAGGCGAGGAAGTGGCAGTTATGACCGGGGTCCACCCATGGGGGGCGGAGATGATGCCCTTCGAAATGAAGTTTTCCGGGATGGATCTCGCTTCTGGAATATATATAATCCAGGTCTTCGTCACCGGAGAAGGCTGGGATTGGCGTGGTGCTATGAAGGTGGGAATTGTCAGATAG
- a CDS encoding sigma-54 dependent transcriptional regulator, whose product MSKQVLIVDDEESIRTSLEKLLSYEKYGVFTAPDGESALRVVSDERIDIVLLDIKMPGMDGLEVLGKMKEIRPELPVIIISGHGTISTAVEATKLGAFDFLEKPIDLDRMLLTLRNGIKQGELSTQNLRLRKQISGNTEIVGEHRAMMDIMETIEKVAPTNARVLITGENGTGKELAARKLYELSERRDSAFIEVNCAAIPDELIESELFGHEKGSFTGAVSQRVGKFELADGGTLFLDEVGDMSLSAQAKVLRVLQESVFERVGGTETKKVDVRVIAASNKNLLEEAGNGSFREDLFYRLNVVPIEIPPLRERRSDITRMASFFLEGICADLGIPVKQITEPALARMTSYAWPGNVRELRNLIERLCILVPGAEIKEVDLPVNELSRGEDMLKDPFSASSYQDFKDFTEKEFLQRKLRENGGNVSRTARELGMQRSNLYKKLEKYGIGLKSENDENAD is encoded by the coding sequence ATGAGTAAACAGGTTTTGATCGTAGATGACGAGGAAAGTATCCGGACTTCGCTGGAAAAGCTTCTTTCTTACGAGAAGTATGGAGTATTTACTGCTCCTGACGGCGAATCGGCACTTCGGGTCGTCTCTGATGAACGGATAGATATAGTTCTGCTGGATATCAAGATGCCGGGTATGGACGGGCTTGAAGTATTGGGAAAGATGAAAGAGATCCGGCCCGAACTTCCTGTGATAATCATATCGGGGCACGGGACGATCTCGACGGCGGTAGAAGCGACAAAACTGGGAGCGTTTGATTTTCTGGAAAAGCCGATAGATCTTGATCGGATGCTTCTCACTTTGAGAAACGGCATCAAGCAGGGAGAGCTTTCCACCCAGAATCTCAGACTCAGGAAGCAGATCAGTGGCAATACCGAGATCGTCGGTGAACACCGCGCGATGATGGATATTATGGAGACCATCGAAAAGGTTGCTCCGACAAACGCCAGGGTCCTGATCACAGGTGAGAACGGGACGGGAAAGGAGCTCGCCGCAAGGAAGCTCTACGAACTGAGCGAGAGGAGAGACTCAGCGTTCATAGAGGTCAACTGCGCCGCTATCCCGGATGAACTGATCGAAAGTGAACTCTTCGGTCATGAAAAGGGATCTTTTACCGGAGCGGTCTCACAGCGTGTCGGAAAATTCGAGCTGGCAGACGGTGGCACCCTCTTTCTTGACGAGGTCGGGGACATGAGCCTGTCGGCGCAGGCGAAGGTACTGCGCGTTCTGCAGGAGTCGGTCTTCGAGCGGGTGGGGGGTACAGAGACGAAAAAGGTAGATGTGAGAGTGATAGCTGCTTCCAACAAGAACCTTCTCGAAGAGGCGGGTAATGGCAGCTTCCGGGAGGATCTCTTTTACAGGCTCAATGTTGTTCCGATAGAGATACCGCCCCTCAGGGAAAGGAGAAGCGATATAACACGTATGGCCTCTTTCTTTCTTGAAGGGATATGTGCGGACCTTGGAATCCCGGTAAAACAAATAACAGAACCGGCTCTTGCCCGCATGACCAGTTATGCCTGGCCCGGTAACGTTCGTGAGCTGCGGAACTTGATAGAGAGGCTCTGCATCCTTGTTCCCGGTGCAGAGATAAAGGAAGTCGACCTGCCCGTCAACGAACTTTCTCGCGGGGAGGACATGCTGAAGGATCCTTTCAGTGCATCCAGTTACCAGGATTTCAAAGATTTCACTGAAAAGGAATTCCTGCAGAGAAAGCTTCGGGAAAACGGGGGAAACGTCTCGAGGACTGCAAGGGAACTGGGCATGCAGCGTAGCAACCTGTACAAGAAGCTGGAGAAATACGGAATAGGCCTGAAGAGTGAAAATGATGAAAATGCAGATTGA
- a CDS encoding PorV/PorQ family protein: protein MFRRIILITLLISATIAPNASAGDPGTSGFLFLRLGNGARASGMGEAFTAVSDEATSIYWNPAGMAAVEGVQLNVTHSEWLMDIRFEQVSMVNEMLGGAVGLSFTGVYYGEMDRYGEFPSLTPDGTFAPYDLALSAGYARDILPNLSVGASAKLIYEKIDFESATGYALDIGLSHKSRIEGLTLAAVMLNLGPQTKFVEEKFYPPFMMKFGGAWQKENESLKGRLLLAADAVFPNDGESRMHLGVEYTYLKRLAVRFGYKSGYYVQGATMGCGVYYKNLRFDYAYGAIQDGLGDIHRVSINLFPSL, encoded by the coding sequence ATGTTTCGCCGAATCATTCTCATAACTTTATTAATATCTGCAACTATTGCGCCGAACGCTTCCGCGGGTGACCCCGGGACGAGCGGATTTCTTTTTCTCAGACTTGGAAATGGCGCAAGAGCAAGCGGAATGGGCGAGGCTTTTACAGCCGTCAGCGATGAGGCGACCAGTATATACTGGAACCCCGCAGGTATGGCGGCAGTGGAGGGAGTCCAGCTCAACGTCACACATTCGGAATGGTTGATGGATATCCGTTTCGAACAGGTGTCGATGGTCAACGAGATGCTCGGTGGAGCGGTCGGTCTTAGTTTCACGGGTGTCTATTACGGTGAGATGGACCGGTATGGCGAATTTCCGTCTCTTACCCCTGACGGCACGTTTGCGCCGTACGATCTTGCCCTGTCTGCCGGGTATGCCAGAGACATCCTGCCAAATCTTTCTGTGGGAGCATCGGCTAAGCTGATATACGAGAAGATCGATTTTGAATCTGCCACCGGATACGCACTTGATATCGGGCTGTCCCACAAAAGCAGGATCGAAGGGCTGACCCTGGCTGCCGTGATGCTGAATCTGGGACCCCAGACGAAATTCGTGGAAGAGAAGTTCTATCCTCCCTTCATGATGAAGTTTGGGGGCGCATGGCAGAAAGAGAATGAAAGTTTAAAAGGCCGTCTGCTTCTGGCCGCCGACGCTGTATTCCCGAACGATGGGGAATCGAGGATGCATCTGGGAGTAGAGTATACATACCTGAAACGACTTGCGGTCCGATTTGGTTATAAGAGCGGATATTATGTGCAGGGTGCTACTATGGGATGCGGTGTATATTACAAAAATCTCAGGTTTGACTATGCGTATGGAGCGATCCAGGACGGTCTGGGTGACATTCACAGGGTCTCGATCAATCTTTTTCCCTCACTCTGA